A DNA window from Luteolibacter luteus contains the following coding sequences:
- a CDS encoding DNA-directed RNA polymerase subunit omega, which translates to MKSDLVEKASEIVSDPLVLINMVSKRVRQLNSGRSPLIPTRPSMGAADIALTEIIEGKIKLADPVQAEG; encoded by the coding sequence ATGAAAAGTGATCTTGTCGAGAAGGCGTCCGAGATTGTCAGCGATCCGCTGGTCCTTATCAACATGGTCTCGAAGCGTGTCCGTCAATTGAACAGCGGACGCTCGCCGCTGATCCCGACCCGTCCGAGCATGGGTGCGGCTGACATCGCGCTGACCGAAATCATCGAGGGCAAGATCAAGCTGGCCGACCCGGTGCAAGCCGAAGGTTGA
- the smpB gene encoding SsrA-binding protein SmpB — protein sequence MSAEISSNRKALRDFHISDKYEAGLELKGTEVKSIRAGKVNISDAFARIEKGQLFLYGCDIQPWETASTWFQHESKRPRRLLLHKKEILKLENASAVKGATLPCLKMYWKNKRVKVEIGVGKGKTHSDQRHDLKEKVELREAQREVARFNRQ from the coding sequence ATGAGTGCGGAGATCTCCAGCAACCGCAAGGCGCTCCGTGATTTCCACATCTCGGACAAGTACGAGGCGGGCCTTGAGCTGAAAGGCACGGAGGTGAAGTCCATCCGTGCCGGGAAGGTGAATATTTCCGATGCCTTCGCGCGCATCGAGAAGGGCCAGCTTTTCCTCTACGGCTGCGACATTCAGCCTTGGGAGACGGCTTCCACCTGGTTCCAGCACGAGTCAAAGCGTCCGCGCCGGCTACTGCTCCACAAGAAGGAGATCCTGAAGCTGGAGAATGCCAGTGCGGTGAAGGGGGCGACGCTGCCCTGCTTGAAGATGTACTGGAAGAACAAGCGGGTGAAGGTCGAGATCGGCGTCGGCAAGGGCAAGACCCACTCCGACCAGCGGCATGACCTGAAGGAGAAAGTGGAACTGCGCGAGGCTCAGCGGGAAGTGGCGCGGTTCAACCGTCAATGA
- a CDS encoding GNAT family N-acetyltransferase: MRADQQLQMLAEHEIPDSSSKKIADLLEVCFPETFHGRTYYKQLPHFRLLWWSGGTLVAQLGVDSRVVNVDTHILKIFGVIDLCVHPEHRNSGMASQMLSKVEEIARLHDRDHLVLMADRHDVYLRCGFVRVEPAFVTWLAIDERKTVDVFHRDLSDCFLVKPLSSEAWPAGEIDMLGYLF; this comes from the coding sequence ATGCGTGCGGATCAACAGCTCCAGATGCTCGCCGAGCATGAGATTCCGGACTCGTCTTCCAAGAAGATCGCGGACCTGCTAGAGGTATGTTTTCCAGAGACCTTTCACGGAAGGACCTACTACAAGCAGTTGCCTCATTTCCGGTTGTTGTGGTGGAGCGGCGGAACGCTTGTGGCGCAACTCGGGGTCGACTCAAGGGTGGTCAACGTGGATACACACATTCTCAAGATATTCGGCGTGATCGATCTCTGTGTGCATCCCGAACACCGGAACTCGGGGATGGCCTCGCAGATGCTCTCCAAGGTCGAGGAAATCGCGCGATTGCACGACCGGGATCATCTGGTCCTGATGGCTGACCGTCATGATGTTTACCTGAGATGTGGCTTTGTGCGGGTGGAGCCTGCCTTCGTCACTTGGCTCGCAATTGATGAGCGGAAAACGGTGGATGTCTTTCATCGGGATCTGAGCGACTGCTTCCTGGTCAAGCCCCTTTCGAGCGAAGCTTGGCCAGCCGGTGAAATCGACATGTTGGGCTACCTCTTCTAG
- a CDS encoding 1-acyl-sn-glycerol-3-phosphate acyltransferase, which produces MRRLRNDLPYTFRPPKPRGWFRRLGLWANDLYLRRKFGVSRLDDQGFEKVRELSRAGHAILLAPNHADHSDPHVMVSLVAKQGMHSHFMAAREVFEVSKTASWALESMGVFSVDRDGPDLSAIKTAISLLEKTSDPLVIYPEGEIYHHHERLDPLHEGVASILLKAAGRLENGKEAYLVPVGIRFRHDPEVEETFSDRLSKLEDRIGWTPKPSMPVDDRILRLGTGLLGLKEMEYLGEAGRGNIQDRLATICESLLSEVESRLGKDAKSLSAPERVRALRYRIRRRLLDAERPPTFIERDGLLDDLDRAFTALQAHSYIGDYFLAERTLDRRAETIMKLEEDLLGFPNYPTPRTARVNAGEPIPVSKMLAAGELPAKGGAGELTRLLEAKLASLLVAS; this is translated from the coding sequence GTGCGCCGCCTCCGCAACGATCTTCCCTATACCTTCCGGCCGCCGAAGCCGCGGGGATGGTTCCGACGGCTGGGACTGTGGGCGAATGATCTCTATCTGCGCCGGAAATTCGGGGTGAGCCGATTGGATGACCAAGGCTTTGAGAAAGTGCGGGAGCTGTCCCGTGCCGGGCATGCGATCCTGCTGGCGCCGAACCATGCCGATCATTCCGATCCGCATGTGATGGTGAGCCTGGTGGCGAAGCAGGGGATGCACTCGCATTTCATGGCGGCGCGCGAGGTGTTCGAGGTCAGCAAGACTGCGTCCTGGGCGCTTGAGAGCATGGGGGTCTTCTCCGTGGATCGCGATGGTCCGGATCTATCCGCGATCAAGACCGCGATCAGCTTGCTGGAGAAAACCAGCGATCCCCTCGTGATCTATCCGGAGGGTGAGATCTATCACCACCACGAGCGCTTGGATCCGCTGCATGAAGGGGTGGCCTCGATTCTCCTGAAAGCCGCCGGACGCTTGGAGAATGGCAAGGAGGCCTATCTGGTCCCGGTGGGGATTCGCTTCCGTCATGACCCTGAGGTGGAAGAGACTTTCTCGGATCGGCTCTCGAAACTGGAGGACCGGATCGGTTGGACGCCCAAGCCATCGATGCCGGTGGATGATCGCATCCTGAGGCTCGGCACCGGCTTGTTGGGTCTGAAGGAAATGGAGTATCTCGGTGAGGCCGGGCGCGGGAATATCCAAGATCGCCTCGCCACGATCTGTGAGAGCCTGCTTTCCGAGGTGGAGAGTCGCTTGGGCAAGGATGCGAAATCTCTCAGTGCTCCGGAGCGGGTCCGGGCGCTGCGCTATCGTATTCGCCGCCGCCTGCTGGATGCCGAGAGGCCGCCGACTTTCATCGAGAGGGACGGCCTTCTCGATGATCTCGACCGGGCCTTTACCGCGCTGCAGGCGCATAGCTACATCGGCGATTACTTCCTCGCGGAGCGGACGCTGGACCGGCGGGCGGAAACGATCATGAAGCTGGAGGAAGATCTGCTGGGCTTCCCGAACTATCCGACGCCGCGAACGGCCCGGGTGAACGCAGGAGAGCCGATTCCGGTAAGCAAGATGCTGGCGGCAGGCGAGCTGCCGGCGAAGGGCGGGGCGGGGGAGTTGACGCGGCTGCTGGAAGCGAAGCTTGCCTCCCTCTTGGTCGCCTCTTGA
- a CDS encoding type II toxin-antitoxin system RelE/ParE family toxin has translation MTKAAIADLQSIREYTLERWDKEQETTSLKALWAKFQQIQETPGRFRHREDLFKGCQLAAEGRVSPSRSCESSILPWTSNGIFLLDKA, from the coding sequence CTGACCAAGGCTGCCATCGCGGACCTTCAGTCGATCCGCGAATATACGCTCGAAAGATGGGATAAGGAGCAGGAGACCACCTCCTTGAAAGCCCTCTGGGCGAAGTTCCAGCAGATACAGGAAACTCCCGGACGCTTCCGGCATCGCGAGGACCTGTTCAAAGGCTGCCAACTCGCCGCAGAGGGGAGGGTGAGTCCCTCCAGATCGTGCGAATCCTCCATTCTTCCATGGACTTCAAACGGCATCTTCCTCCTTGATAAGGCATGA